The sequence TGCACCAAGGCGACATCACCAGAAGTTGGCTATtgctttattgaaaaatttctttCATACCACAGCAAACGATTTTGATCGACTATTTTACTTACATTCACTTACTGCTCAACTGAAGTTCTTGTCTGGAAAATTACGCACGACACTTCCGTTATGTACTGCAACTAACACATTTATTCATTAGCACAATGTTGACGTTTCTGTTATGGAAAAACATACAAGCAGAAATTTCACTATAACGAATTCTGTTTGGATGGTACTGACATGGCTATCATATTCTCcaggaaaataataaaaatctaaATATTAATCTCATTCTCTTCCACAGGCACTAGCCGTACAGGTGaaatgtttcgaagaaatcatttCCATCGGTTATTCCGTATATCGGATTCATGGACTACCCTGGTTCCGCAGTCTGTCATGGTACTTCCTGCTCACATCCAATTACTTCTTCTATGGCGAGAATCTCGTTGATTATTTCGGCGTAGCTGTCAACCGATTGGTAAGCAATCATTTTCGGATGTAATCGGTTCAAATAACTACATTCGTTTCCTTCTTTTTCAGGATTCTCTCCGATTTCTAGTCAAATACCATCGCTTCCTTTCGTTCTGTCTGTACTGCATCGGTTTCGTGTGGTTCGTGCTTTCGCTGGTCAAGAAGTACTACATGAAACAGTTCAGTTTGTTCGCGTGGACCCACGTTGCCCTGCTGATCGTTGTCACACAGAGCTACCTAATCATCCAGAACATTTTCGAGGGACTGATTTGGTTCATAGTTCCGGTATCGATGATTGTCTGCAACGATGTGATGGCGTACATGTTCGGATTTTTCTTCGGTCGGACGCCGCTGATTAAGCTTAGCCCAAAGAAAACCTGGGAGGGTTTCATTGGGGGAGGCTTCGCTACGGTGGTGTTTGGATTGGCTTTCTCGTACTTGCTCTGTCAGTATCAATACTTCGTCTGTCCGATCGAGTATTCCGAAAGCGAAGGACGGATGACGGTTGCATGCGAACCAAGCTATCTGTTCCAACGGCAGGAGTACCAGGTTCCGATGGTAGGATGGTAGATAATACGACGAAAGTGGCACTGACTGATGATGATTTATATTTTAGTTTGGATCAACATATACTATCACTATGTATCCGTTTATGCTTCATTCGTTGTCACTGAGTATCTTCAGTTCCGTTATTGGACCGTTTGGAGGTTTCTTCGCATCTGGATTCAAGCGGGCCTTCAGAATCAAAGTAAGGATTAGTTTGTGATGATTTCTGTTTATATTCTAAAGTTTTTTACACGTTCGTCGACATCAGTAAATTACTAGCTAGACTGTCAACAACATTCTCATTATTTTTGTGTTCTTatgaagaaaattgttttgcgtTTCTCATAAACACAAACattcaatcactgtaaaaaccgactgtaGAAccgctgagtgtcatatacaattcgcatcagttcgtcgagatgagaaaatgtctgggtgtgtgTAACagaaatatgcactcaattttttccaagatttagagattttttttattcaatagtataatatatatttttaggcacactgcttaaactctaagatgccaagggtatttcctaatcttaattaacgactaacttaaaactagaatagtatcattagattatgtcgtctcgaattttcgaaaaaaagcttttaactggcgttcggcagtggtcggtgaattgaatattgcatgacttccagatggcgctatcttcgcttcctttcggttcgtgtgggtttgcgggaaacacccccaggctacgaaggcccggcgggtggcccgcatgctggtcatcgactggagcgtagggccgtaggcggtgatggtgatgttacgaagagaatgaaaaaaaaagtaaatattgtggaaaccgaggtaaatagggggtatggaaacaaaatgtctgaaaactacaaagatctaattagttgccatcgagatggtgaaaagacggggaaagggggaacgaaaagttagtgacaaaaaaagatcttgttagttccaatgaagatggtggacatggacggtgatcgagagaatcgggcggatgttagtgtcgaacctgtaggtggagattatactttctgagcgaggtataaccgattacacttggatattaatgtgtttgaggtactggtatataagaagcatataagagatatcccgactagccaacacatctcggaccggaacttcaggtggtctacctcgggcccttagggagtcctttaataaagacctggcgttacgatactccgtacacgtccatacgacatgcttgatgtcctgataaccgtcgccacaagcgcagagaccgctctccacgattccaatacgccggaatgtgtaatggtttgacatgagccgagacatcacacgaatgaagtcacgactcacgttcatcctcctgaaccaaggtttcgtcgataccctagggataatggcatgcagccatcgtcccagttcgccattgctc comes from Malaya genurostris strain Urasoe2022 chromosome 3, Malgen_1.1, whole genome shotgun sequence and encodes:
- the LOC131434417 gene encoding phosphatidate cytidylyltransferase, photoreceptor-specific, encoding MSAESELRHRNIGDENFSNDSQLKPNDGSKQPAQESTTAESSDHVDSEEEKLPDEKYVEELAKSLPQGTDKTPEVLGQALSGLPDRWKNWVIRGIFTWIMISGFCLIIYGGPLALMVTALAVQVKCFEEIISIGYSVYRIHGLPWFRSLSWYFLLTSNYFFYGENLVDYFGVAVNRLDSLRFLVKYHRFLSFCLYCIGFVWFVLSLVKKYYMKQFSLFAWTHVALLIVVTQSYLIIQNIFEGLIWFIVPVSMIVCNDVMAYMFGFFFGRTPLIKLSPKKTWEGFIGGGFATVVFGLAFSYLLCQYQYFVCPIEYSESEGRMTVACEPSYLFQRQEYQVPMFGSTYTITMYPFMLHSLSLSIFSSVIGPFGGFFASGFKRAFRIKDFGDMIPGHGGIMDRFDCQFLMATFVNVYISSFIRTASPQKLLNMVYSLKPEQQIQLFNQLKDSLEERNIINLN